One Dermatophagoides farinae isolate YC_2012a chromosome 1, ASM2471394v1, whole genome shotgun sequence genomic region harbors:
- the LOC124492888 gene encoding LOW QUALITY PROTEIN: uncharacterized protein LOC124492888 (The sequence of the model RefSeq protein was modified relative to this genomic sequence to represent the inferred CDS: inserted 1 base in 1 codon) — translation MGKTIYMSIIYFMICAICLLLIKSVHGTHTEYEDLGFYPQKEHSLMRPYQGTGMTIPNWDIIGHTIVSSNFIRITPDQQSRHGGLWNKVPITFPYWEVHLEFKITGHGKDLFGDGMAFWYVKHPMQPGNVFGSADFFWAEHDTYIAIRYYNDTLTVMTDVDGSGEWTDCFISNGVYLPTGLYLGITAATGDLSDNHDIISIKTYRLETPIHLMDKLDQRAMIIPHALGSAHPRDHIDDDHSASGRMSWLRFFFYLFLTIIVLVIAGVIGLLIYQKRQEQQRKQGAANFFDYEDEEENSIFLSTKTTEDFSSSSLQKNVNKSITSSSVENDCSQNDGKFIIEFIDDDIDQRIAKLIESNLVSTTSTTTTTTTTKSLMNMTKLSTRQAVDRILAGDLDHVNLSLFRGREQKLELLDYAILNGDKYTITLVIQFLEQTLKPSIILYELIRRPIAADHYLIYLRSTERLDEQMNMLNMMGRYEDAAFATYSRVATKSTNTDAQQQQIRALERALLNFTTGGIELTQYHSLIKEHITLLEHQLPIESDDRRRCDEVLRIVQQPQQQSNHVESNVEDNQLFVIHQPRPCLIGLSLMETLHYCHLYHHHLPDNNFASPFHLKKTFQISDRQFLWIALQSLAKTMRWQEIDNLFEYKSWLGSRKIRRNIIPIXDIVQVLYKNSAPQEMLEKYLDLVDDIENRLQLAKEFHMNKYAADILIKLRDRKRLTELRSLISTKFEMDHVQRYIDNALIASTIKWRN, via the exons ATGGGAAAGACCATCTATATGTCGATCATATATTTCATGATTTGTgccatttgtttgttattgataAAATCTGTACATGGAACTCATACTGAATATGAAGATCTTGGTTTTTATCCACAAAAAGAACATTCACTTATGAGACCATATCAAGGTACCGGTATGACAATACCTAATTGGGATATAATTGGTCATACAATAGTGTCCAGTAATTTTATTCGTATTACACCGGATCAACAATCAAGACATGGTGGTTTATGGAATAAAGTC ccaATCACATTTCCATATTGGGAAGTACATCtggaatttaaaattacCGGCCATGGTAAAGATTTGTTTGGTGATGGTATGGCATTTTGGTATGTCAAACATCCAATGCAGCCag GCAATGTATTTGGTAGTGCTGATTTTTTCTGGG CTGAACATGATACATACATTGCCATTAGATATTATAATGATACATTGACTGTAATGACCGATGTTGATGGTAGTGGTGAATGGAccgattgtttcatttcgaatGGTGTTTATCTTCCAACTGGTCTTTATCTAGGCATAACGGCTGCAACCGGTGATCTTAGTGATAATCATGATATCATTTCCATAAAAACTTATCGTCTAGAAACACCTATTCATCTGATGGATAAATTAGATCAACGAGCTATGATCATTCCACACGCCTTAGGTTCGGCACATCCACGtgatcatattgatgatgatcattcagCATCCGGACGGATGAGTTGGCTAcggtttttcttttatctATTTTTAACCATCATTGTTCTTGTTATTGCCGGTGTTATTGGATTGTTAATCTACCAAAAACGACAAG aacaacaacgaaaacaaggtgcagccaatttttttgattatgaagatgaagaagaaaattcaatatttttatcgACGAAAACAACTGaagatttttcatcatcatcattacagaaaaatgtgaataaatcaattacTTCATCAAGTGTTGAAAATGACTGTTCACAAAATGATGGTAAATTCATCATagaattcattgatgatgacattgatcAACGAATAGCCAAattaatcgaatcgaatttagtttcgacaacatcaacaacaacaacgacgacgaccacGAAATCATTAATGAACATGACGAAATTATCTACACGACAAGCTGTAGATAGAATTTTAGCCGGTGATCTTGATCATGTCAATCTATCTTTGTTTCGAGGACGAGAACAAAAACTTGAATTATTAGATTATGCAATACTTAATGGAGATAAATATACGATAACATTGGTGATACAGTTTCTGGAACAAACGTTGAAACCATCCATAATACTTTATGAATTGATACGTCGTCCAATTGCTGCTGATCATTATCTAATCTATTTACGTTCAACCGAACGATTAGATGAACAGATGAACATGTTGAATATGATGGGTCGATATGAAGATGCTGCATTTGCAACTTATTCACGTGTGGctacaaaatcaacaaatactgatgctcaacaacaacaaattcgtGCATTAGAACGTGCCTTATTAAATTTTACTACCGGTGGTATTGAGCTAACTcaatatcattcattgataaaaGAACATATCACATTATTGGAACATCAATTACCAATCGAATCGGATGATCGACGCCGTTGTGATGAGGTGTTACGAATAGtgcaacaaccacaacaacaatcgaatcaTGTCGAATCGAACGTTGAAgacaatcaattatttgtGATACATCAGCCACGGCCTTGTTTAATTGGACTTTCATTGATGGAAACActtcattattgtcatctttatcatcatcatttacctgataataattttgcaTCACCGttccatttgaaaaaaacatttcagaTTAGTGATCGACAATTTTTATGGATCGCATTACAATCATTGGCCAAAACAATGCGTTGGCAAGAGATTGATAATCTTTTTGAATATAAG TCATGGCTTGGTAGTCGTAAAATTCGTCGCAATATCATACCAA ATGATATTGTTCAAGTATTGTATAAGAATTCAGCACCACAAGAAATGTTGGAAAAATATCTTGATCTTGtcgatgatattgaaaatcGTTTACAATTGGCTAAAGAATTtcatatgaataaatatgcTGCCGAT ATTTTAATAAAACTACGTGATCGTAAACGGCTAACTGAATTACGATCATTGATAAGCACAAAATTCGAAATGGATCATGTTCAACGTTATATTGATAATGCTTTAATTGCATCGACAATTAAATGGCGTAATTGA